A genome region from Flavobacterium sp. CFS9 includes the following:
- a CDS encoding YaaC family protein, translating into MIIPSETKSSELRYVDLEKQAWREIFTLSDIRILKEKIKTQSKISQQPMTDDYARQKALDIQYCIKQAHEYFKSSKVASISIKPTLIYYAIINLAAALIILKKREKSLNSMREAHGLKDKIPDNLKSSNLQINRSDILKISAEFQESGTFTELLHLDLQEYFILPIKNSDNLNTSRDLYQSLNFSQSNPNIKELDLLTLFTNIPEIWKETRLSLKKESKIYLGEALLNNETITCRISKELVTIEELKRNFRFTANAELAESNNNFFFKLEKNEYRKFTPLTKRDIIGNQYLTSDIDNNIVASDILLYYATFFILGSLSRYKPFLWRYIIDDSMHGLNTIPSILCESSYIKMPLYFLMELDSNFYKI; encoded by the coding sequence ATGATAATCCCCAGTGAAACAAAAAGTTCTGAATTACGCTATGTTGACTTAGAAAAACAGGCATGGAGAGAAATCTTTACACTTTCCGATATCCGAATTTTAAAAGAGAAAATTAAGACACAGTCAAAAATTAGTCAGCAACCAATGACGGATGACTATGCAAGACAAAAAGCTCTCGATATACAGTATTGTATTAAACAAGCACACGAATACTTTAAATCTTCAAAAGTTGCATCAATCTCTATTAAACCCACCCTTATTTATTACGCTATAATAAATTTAGCGGCAGCACTTATAATCCTAAAGAAAAGGGAAAAATCACTCAATAGTATGAGGGAGGCTCATGGTTTAAAAGATAAGATACCTGACAACTTAAAAAGTAGCAATCTTCAAATTAATAGATCAGACATACTTAAAATTAGTGCTGAATTTCAAGAAAGTGGTACATTTACTGAATTACTTCATTTGGATCTTCAAGAATATTTTATTTTACCTATTAAAAATTCTGACAACCTTAATACAAGCAGGGATTTATATCAAAGCTTAAATTTTTCACAATCAAATCCAAATATAAAAGAATTAGATTTATTAACACTATTTACTAATATACCTGAAATCTGGAAGGAAACTCGACTATCTTTAAAAAAAGAGTCGAAAATTTATCTAGGCGAAGCGTTATTGAATAATGAGACAATCACCTGCAGAATTTCAAAAGAATTAGTTACTATAGAGGAGCTGAAACGGAATTTTAGATTTACTGCGAATGCGGAATTAGCAGAAAGCAATAATAATTTTTTCTTTAAACTAGAAAAGAATGAATATAGAAAATTTACACCACTCACCAAAAGAGACATCATTGGCAACCAATACTTAACATCTGATATTGATAATAATATAGTTGCAAGCGATATTTTATTATATTATGCTACATTTTTTATTCTTGGCTCTTTGTCTCGCTATAAGCCCTTTTTATGGCGATATATAATAGATGATTCAATGCATGGTCTAAATACAATTCCATCTATATTATGCGAAAGTTCTTATATAAAAATGCCTTTATACTTCCTTATGGAACTAGATAGTAACTTCTATAAAATTTAA